A single genomic interval of Paenibacillus macerans harbors:
- a CDS encoding HAD family hydrolase, which translates to MANIQAAGRLVPCRGILFDKDGTLLDFMALWGSWAETLTGFVERELETLGAAGLFNKTAALGLRLDEANRVSGYDRTGPVAMGTEEEVTALLAGPLYAAGVPWNDAVSRVREFNAAALAQLKRRREARPLPGLREFLDACRETGLALAVVTSDTTAEALEHLEWMGLRERFGSVVGRDRALRGKPDPDMALLACRELGISPAEAVVIGDSNADMQMGKRAGAGLTVGLAAAEDGAPPGTAYLRDADVIVSGYRELSVR; encoded by the coding sequence ATGGCGAATATTCAGGCGGCGGGGCGCCTTGTCCCTTGCCGGGGCATACTGTTTGACAAAGACGGCACGCTGCTCGATTTCATGGCGCTTTGGGGAAGCTGGGCGGAGACGCTGACCGGCTTCGTGGAGCGGGAGTTGGAGACGCTGGGAGCCGCAGGCCTGTTCAACAAAACGGCGGCGCTTGGACTGCGGCTGGACGAGGCGAACCGCGTCAGCGGGTACGACCGCACCGGTCCGGTCGCGATGGGCACGGAGGAGGAAGTCACCGCGCTTCTGGCCGGCCCGCTTTATGCCGCGGGCGTTCCCTGGAACGATGCGGTAAGCCGGGTGCGGGAGTTCAACGCGGCGGCGCTGGCGCAGCTCAAGCGGCGGCGGGAGGCGCGGCCGCTGCCGGGCTTGCGCGAGTTCCTCGACGCTTGCCGGGAAACGGGGCTTGCGCTGGCGGTGGTCACTTCCGACACGACGGCGGAAGCTCTGGAGCATCTGGAATGGATGGGCCTGCGCGAGCGGTTTGGCAGCGTGGTCGGCCGCGACCGGGCCCTCCGCGGGAAACCCGATCCGGACATGGCGCTTCTGGCCTGCCGCGAGCTGGGCATTTCCCCGGCGGAGGCCGTGGTCATCGGCGACAGCAACGCCGACATGCAGATGGGCAAGCGGGCCGGCGCCGGGCTGACCGTCGGGCTGGCCGCTGCGGAGGACGGGGCGCCGCCGGGGACAGCTTATTTGCGGGATGCGGACGTGATCGTTTCCGGTTATCGGGAACTCTCGGTGCGCTAA
- a CDS encoding NAD-dependent protein deacylase translates to MNSETQTERLASWVKESGRIVFFGGAGISTESGIPDFRSAAGIYQTEKDSPYSPEEILSRRFFDRHPEVFFDFYKSKMIHPEARPNPAHLFLADLERAGKLDAVITQNIDGLHQLAGSRKVLELHGSIHRNTCMTCGRRYTLEEIMSGKEIVPRCECGGIIKPDVVLYGESLDNEVIEAAVSAIAAADLLLIGGTSLTVQPAAHLVTYFRGDKTVLVNASSTAYDQRADLLITEPIGAVFGEVGRHLGLR, encoded by the coding sequence ATGAACAGTGAAACGCAAACGGAGCGGCTGGCGTCCTGGGTGAAGGAAAGCGGCCGTATCGTGTTTTTCGGCGGTGCCGGCATTTCCACGGAAAGCGGGATTCCCGATTTCCGTTCGGCGGCGGGCATCTACCAAACGGAGAAGGATTCGCCCTATTCCCCGGAGGAGATATTGAGCCGCCGCTTTTTCGACCGGCATCCGGAGGTGTTTTTTGACTTCTACAAATCGAAAATGATCCATCCCGAAGCCCGGCCGAACCCGGCCCATCTCTTTCTCGCCGACCTGGAGCGCGCGGGGAAGCTGGATGCGGTCATTACGCAAAACATCGACGGTTTGCACCAGCTGGCGGGAAGCCGCAAGGTGCTGGAGCTGCACGGGTCCATTCACCGCAATACGTGCATGACATGCGGCCGCCGCTACACGCTGGAGGAGATCATGAGCGGAAAAGAGATAGTTCCCCGCTGCGAATGCGGCGGCATTATCAAACCGGACGTCGTCTTGTACGGTGAAAGTTTGGACAACGAGGTCATCGAGGCGGCGGTGTCCGCCATCGCTGCGGCCGATCTGCTGCTGATCGGGGGAACGTCTTTGACGGTGCAGCCCGCGGCTCATTTGGTCACTTATTTCCGCGGGGACAAAACGGTGCTCGTCAACGCCTCATCCACCGCTTACGACCAGCGGGCCGATCTGCTGATCACGGAACCGATCGGCGCCGTATTCGGCGAAGTGGGCAGACATCTTGGGCTGCGTTAG
- a CDS encoding AraC family transcriptional regulator has translation MQNKQETYSAAANPEIYESGDLHVLFAGESQTRADHRLGPKVYDYFLLHFVESGKGNFRTEFAAFDLNEGDCFLIHPEQLVSYGSDLSEPWRYRWIAFTGDKAAELVLRAGLTPELPVLRQGAGSKIPGILQSALQAFQAKKPSSHLLSLGLLHLLMAEAQEALAKESPHPSGESGVQRIVKQMIHYMSSQYAHPVSIEQMCSSLGYNRAYLSRIFKKATGLTPVTYLLKLRIDKSRQLLRERTELSIEQIAASVGLTDPLYFSRQFRRFHHESPSEYRKAVTGAVQAEPKKAPSSHP, from the coding sequence ATGCAAAATAAACAAGAAACCTACAGCGCGGCGGCCAATCCCGAGATTTATGAATCCGGCGACCTGCACGTCTTGTTTGCAGGCGAAAGCCAAACGCGCGCCGACCACCGGCTGGGCCCCAAAGTATACGATTATTTTCTGCTGCACTTCGTCGAGAGCGGCAAAGGAAACTTCCGCACGGAATTCGCCGCCTTCGACTTAAACGAAGGGGACTGCTTCCTGATTCACCCCGAGCAGCTTGTCAGCTATGGCTCCGATCTGTCCGAGCCGTGGCGCTACCGCTGGATCGCCTTTACCGGAGACAAAGCCGCGGAACTGGTCCTCCGGGCCGGCCTGACGCCCGAGCTTCCGGTGCTCCGCCAAGGCGCGGGCAGCAAAATCCCCGGGATTCTGCAAAGCGCGCTGCAGGCTTTCCAGGCGAAAAAGCCAAGCTCGCACCTGCTGTCGCTCGGCCTGCTGCATCTCTTGATGGCCGAGGCCCAGGAAGCCCTGGCGAAGGAATCGCCGCACCCGTCCGGCGAATCCGGGGTCCAGCGCATCGTCAAACAAATGATTCATTATATGTCGAGCCAATATGCGCACCCGGTATCGATCGAGCAGATGTGCTCCTCCCTTGGCTATAACCGGGCGTATTTATCGCGTATTTTCAAAAAAGCGACCGGCTTGACCCCCGTCACCTATCTGCTGAAGCTGCGCATCGATAAATCCCGCCAGCTGCTGCGGGAGCGGACGGAGCTGTCGATCGAGCAGATCGCCGCCTCCGTCGGGCTGACCGACCCGCTGTATTTCTCCCGGCAGTTCCGCCGCTTTCATCACGAATCGCCGAGCGAATACCGCAAGGCCGTGACGGGGGCGGTCCAGGCCGAACCCAAAAAAGCCCCATCCTCTCATCCGTGA
- a CDS encoding galactokinase translates to MKKQEMEQLFISKYGESAEPLRIFNAPGRVNLIGEHIDYNGGYVFPAALEFGTTLALRKRADRKVSFASMNLPYAAELDLDQLGKEKSGEWIDYPVGIILELEKLGARLSGGYDLLFQGEIPNGSGLSSSASLEVVTAYALLSMEGKETDTVEIARLSQRVENGYVGVNSGIMDQFAVANGAKDHAILLMCDTLEYKLVPFRTGAYKLIISNTKKRRGLVDSKYNERRSQCDAALEILRKREPGLEYLAHLQPEQLNEWRGDFPDEVLFNRAKHVVEENARVLKSVDALTANDLKAFGELMNASHDSLRDLYEVSCLELDVMVEEARKIEGTLGARMTGAGFGGCTVSLVHEDAVDRFLAEVGKAYLERTGIEGEFYVCGVGDGVHEMKGEN, encoded by the coding sequence ATGAAGAAACAGGAAATGGAACAATTGTTTATATCCAAATACGGCGAAAGCGCGGAGCCGCTGCGCATCTTCAACGCGCCGGGACGCGTCAACCTGATCGGCGAGCATATCGACTACAACGGAGGATACGTATTTCCCGCGGCGCTGGAGTTCGGCACCACGCTGGCGCTGCGCAAACGCGCCGACCGCAAAGTGTCATTTGCTTCCATGAATTTGCCTTATGCGGCGGAGCTTGATTTGGATCAGCTCGGCAAGGAGAAATCGGGCGAATGGATCGATTACCCGGTCGGCATTATCCTGGAGCTGGAGAAGCTCGGCGCCCGGCTCAGCGGCGGTTACGACCTGCTGTTCCAAGGCGAAATCCCGAACGGTTCGGGCCTGTCCTCCTCTGCTTCGCTTGAAGTGGTGACGGCCTACGCGCTGCTCAGCATGGAAGGAAAAGAAACCGATACGGTGGAAATCGCCCGCTTGTCCCAACGGGTGGAAAACGGCTATGTCGGCGTCAACAGCGGCATCATGGACCAGTTTGCGGTGGCGAACGGGGCGAAGGATCACGCGATCCTGCTGATGTGCGATACGCTGGAATATAAGCTCGTTCCGTTCCGGACGGGGGCCTACAAGCTTATCATCAGCAATACGAAAAAACGGCGCGGGCTGGTCGATTCGAAATACAACGAACGGCGTTCGCAGTGCGACGCGGCGCTGGAGATTTTGCGGAAGCGCGAGCCCGGGCTGGAGTACCTGGCGCATTTGCAGCCGGAGCAGCTCAACGAGTGGCGGGGGGATTTTCCGGACGAGGTGCTGTTCAACCGGGCCAAACACGTGGTGGAAGAAAACGCGCGCGTGCTGAAATCGGTCGACGCTCTGACCGCCAACGATCTGAAAGCCTTCGGCGAGCTGATGAACGCTTCGCACGATTCGCTGCGAGACCTGTATGAAGTCAGCTGCCTGGAGCTGGACGTGATGGTGGAAGAAGCGCGCAAAATCGAGGGAACGCTGGGCGCGCGGATGACCGGAGCCGGGTTTGGCGGCTGCACCGTGTCCCTCGTGCATGAGGACGCGGTGGACCGGTTCCTGGCCGAGGTCGGCAAAGCTTATCTTGAGCGGACCGGTATCGAAGGCGAGTTCTACGTTTGCGGCGTGGGCGACGGTGTGCATGAAATGAAAGGGGAGAACTAA
- the galE gene encoding UDP-glucose 4-epimerase GalE, with amino-acid sequence MAILVTGGAGYIGSHTVAALLEQGKEVVVIDNLQTGHRGALLGGKLYEGDLRDKELLKRLFSENDIEAVIHFAANSLVGESMKDPVKYFDNNVYGTLCLLDAMNQANVRKIVFSSTAATYGEPEKVPIEESDKTEPTNVYGETKLTMERMMAWFDQVLGIKYVSLRYFNAAGAHESGKIGEDHRPESHLIPLIIQAALGQRPSIQVFGDDYNTPDGTCVRDYIHVGDLADAHLRAVDYLQRGGDSNVFNLGNGQGFSVKEVIETVKSVTGRDFPVVISPRRAGDPAVLIASSDKARSVLGWQPSRGKLEDIIESAWAWHSNHPDGYNDN; translated from the coding sequence ATGGCGATTTTGGTTACGGGCGGAGCGGGTTATATCGGCTCGCATACGGTGGCGGCGCTGCTGGAGCAAGGCAAGGAGGTTGTCGTCATCGACAATCTGCAGACCGGACACCGCGGAGCTTTGCTGGGCGGCAAGCTGTACGAAGGGGATTTGCGGGACAAGGAGCTGCTGAAACGGCTGTTCTCCGAAAACGACATCGAGGCGGTCATTCATTTTGCCGCCAACTCCCTGGTCGGGGAAAGCATGAAGGACCCGGTCAAATATTTCGACAACAACGTTTACGGCACGCTGTGCCTGCTCGATGCGATGAATCAGGCGAACGTGCGCAAAATCGTCTTTTCTTCCACGGCGGCGACCTACGGTGAACCGGAAAAAGTGCCGATCGAAGAAAGCGACAAAACCGAGCCGACCAACGTGTACGGTGAAACGAAGCTGACGATGGAGCGGATGATGGCCTGGTTCGACCAGGTGCTCGGAATCAAATACGTATCGCTGCGCTACTTTAACGCCGCAGGCGCCCACGAAAGCGGGAAAATCGGCGAAGACCACCGCCCGGAAAGCCACCTGATTCCGCTCATTATTCAGGCGGCTTTGGGGCAGCGCCCGTCGATCCAAGTGTTCGGCGACGATTACAATACGCCGGACGGCACCTGCGTCCGCGACTACATCCATGTCGGCGATTTGGCGGACGCCCATCTGCGGGCGGTCGACTACCTGCAGCGCGGCGGGGACAGCAACGTGTTTAACCTCGGCAACGGGCAGGGATTTTCGGTCAAAGAAGTAATCGAAACGGTTAAAAGCGTGACCGGCCGCGATTTTCCGGTCGTGATCAGCCCGCGCCGCGCCGGCGACCCGGCGGTGTTGATCGCCTCTTCCGACAAGGCCCGCAGCGTGCTTGGCTGGCAGCCTTCGCGGGGCAAGCTGGAGGACATTATCGAGAGCGCCTGGGCTTGGCACAGCAATCATCCGGACGGCTATAACGACAACTAA
- a CDS encoding UDP-glucose--hexose-1-phosphate uridylyltransferase — protein MGVDERNRLDVLHALERLVHYALEQGMIDWWDVDYSRNRLLELFSFDEPSAGTVAEEPLSGPQEPLEILIDYGFAIGLIPENTATYRDLLDARIMGLLMPRPSETIAAFRKTQSEQGIAAATNAFYKLSVDSNYIRMDRVRQNIYWNQPTPYGEMEITINLSKPEKNPQEIAMAKLLPPPVYPKCQLCRENVGYAGRLNHPARQNLRVIPLELNGEPWFFQYSPYVYYNEHCIVFHHDHVPMKLTRETFKRLLDFTALFPHYFIGSNADLPIVGGSILTHDHFQGGRHTFPLEKAPIEAAFAHPDFSGVTAGMVKWPMSVLRLQGRDPGVLLEAMDDLYEKWKAYSDPDAAIRAFSEQDGQSVPHNTVTPIVRRSADGGFEADIVLRNNRTDELHPEGIFHPHREMHHIKKENIGLIEVMGLAILPGRLKEELAQIAGILCGDKALYDQTVTDPNARLAVHADWVKELVDRFGTSLTRDAAAALLRDEVGRKFSEILGHAGVFKTTEAGRAAFERFVASAGYRKQ, from the coding sequence ATGGGAGTAGACGAGAGAAACCGGCTGGACGTTTTGCACGCGCTCGAACGGCTGGTCCATTACGCGCTGGAGCAAGGCATGATCGATTGGTGGGACGTCGATTACTCGCGCAACCGGCTGCTGGAGCTGTTTTCTTTTGACGAGCCGTCCGCCGGAACGGTGGCGGAGGAGCCCCTGTCCGGGCCGCAGGAGCCGCTGGAAATTTTGATCGACTACGGCTTTGCCATCGGGCTGATCCCGGAAAATACCGCGACGTACCGCGATTTGCTGGACGCCAGGATTATGGGCCTGTTGATGCCGCGCCCTTCCGAGACGATCGCCGCTTTCCGCAAAACGCAAAGCGAACAAGGAATCGCCGCCGCGACGAACGCGTTCTACAAGCTGTCGGTGGACAGCAACTACATCCGGATGGACAGGGTGCGGCAAAATATTTATTGGAACCAGCCTACGCCTTACGGCGAGATGGAGATTACGATCAATCTGTCCAAGCCGGAAAAAAATCCGCAAGAGATCGCCATGGCCAAGCTGCTGCCGCCTCCCGTGTATCCGAAATGCCAGCTCTGCCGCGAAAACGTCGGCTATGCGGGACGGCTCAACCACCCGGCCCGGCAAAACCTGCGCGTCATTCCGCTGGAATTGAACGGGGAACCGTGGTTTTTCCAATATTCGCCTTACGTGTATTATAACGAGCACTGCATCGTGTTCCATCACGACCATGTGCCGATGAAGCTAACCCGGGAGACATTTAAACGGCTGCTCGATTTTACGGCCCTGTTCCCGCATTACTTCATCGGCTCCAACGCGGATTTGCCGATCGTCGGCGGTTCGATTTTGACCCATGATCATTTTCAGGGAGGGCGCCATACGTTCCCGCTGGAAAAAGCGCCGATCGAAGCGGCCTTCGCCCATCCGGATTTTTCCGGCGTAACGGCCGGCATGGTGAAATGGCCGATGTCGGTACTGCGTTTGCAAGGCCGCGATCCCGGCGTGCTTCTCGAAGCGATGGACGATCTGTACGAGAAGTGGAAAGCCTACAGCGACCCTGACGCCGCGATCCGGGCGTTTAGCGAACAGGACGGGCAAAGCGTGCCGCACAATACGGTGACCCCGATCGTACGCCGCAGCGCGGACGGCGGTTTTGAAGCCGATATCGTGCTGCGGAACAACCGGACGGACGAACTGCATCCGGAGGGGATCTTCCATCCGCACCGGGAAATGCACCATATCAAAAAAGAAAACATCGGTTTGATCGAGGTCATGGGGCTGGCGATTTTGCCGGGGCGGCTGAAGGAAGAGCTGGCGCAGATCGCCGGCATCCTATGCGGGGACAAGGCCCTGTATGATCAGACCGTAACCGACCCGAACGCCCGTTTGGCGGTGCACGCCGACTGGGTGAAGGAGCTGGTTGACCGGTTTGGAACCTCGCTGACCCGGGATGCGGCCGCTGCGCTGCTGCGTGACGAGGTCGGGCGCAAGTTCTCGGAAATCCTGGGGCATGCCGGCGTGTTTAAGACGACGGAAGCCGGGCGGGCGGCTTTTGAACGTTTCGTCGCCTCGGCGGGTTACCGGAAACAGTAG
- a CDS encoding iron-containing alcohol dehydrogenase, which produces MDNFVFRNPTKLIFGKNQLEALKTEVPAYGKKVLLVYGGGSIKRSGLYDKVLAVLGEIGAEVTELAGVEPNPRLSTVRRGVELCKTKGIELVLAVGGGSVLDCSKAIAVGAKFDGDIWDIVDRKAAATAALPLGTVLTMAATGSEMNGGSVITNEATQEKQGWGSPFAFPAFSILDPQNTFSVPKDQTVYGMVDMMSHVLEHYFHKATNTPLQDGFCEALLRTVIETAPKLIADLESYEHRETILLCGTMALNGVLNMGYSGDWATHNIEHAVSAVYDIPHGGGLAILFPNWMKYNLKHDVSRFKRLAVNVFDVDPEGKSDEAVALEGIEALRSFWSSIGAPSRLADYGIDDSKLEIMADKAVKFGPFGRFAVLNKQDVVEIYRMSL; this is translated from the coding sequence ATGGACAATTTTGTGTTTCGTAATCCGACGAAGCTGATTTTCGGCAAAAACCAGCTGGAAGCTTTAAAAACCGAGGTTCCGGCTTACGGCAAAAAAGTGCTGCTGGTGTACGGCGGCGGAAGCATCAAGCGCAGCGGCCTGTATGATAAAGTGTTGGCGGTTTTGGGGGAAATCGGCGCCGAAGTGACGGAGCTGGCCGGCGTGGAGCCGAATCCCCGGCTGTCCACGGTTCGCCGCGGGGTCGAGCTGTGCAAAACGAAGGGCATCGAGCTGGTGCTCGCCGTCGGCGGAGGCAGCGTGCTGGATTGCTCCAAAGCGATTGCGGTGGGCGCCAAATTTGACGGGGACATATGGGATATCGTGGACCGCAAGGCTGCGGCGACGGCGGCGCTTCCGCTCGGGACGGTGCTGACGATGGCCGCCACCGGCTCCGAAATGAACGGCGGATCGGTGATTACGAACGAAGCGACGCAGGAAAAACAAGGATGGGGCAGCCCGTTCGCTTTCCCCGCCTTTTCGATCCTCGATCCGCAAAATACGTTTTCCGTGCCGAAGGATCAGACGGTTTACGGCATGGTCGATATGATGTCCCACGTGCTGGAGCATTATTTCCATAAAGCGACCAATACACCGCTGCAGGACGGTTTTTGCGAGGCACTGCTGCGCACCGTGATCGAAACGGCGCCCAAGCTGATCGCCGATCTCGAAAGCTACGAGCATCGCGAAACGATATTGCTCTGCGGCACGATGGCGCTGAACGGCGTATTGAATATGGGCTATTCGGGCGACTGGGCGACCCACAACATCGAACACGCGGTGTCGGCCGTGTACGACATTCCGCATGGCGGCGGGCTCGCCATCCTGTTCCCCAACTGGATGAAATACAACCTGAAGCATGACGTGTCCCGCTTTAAACGCCTGGCCGTAAACGTGTTTGACGTGGATCCGGAGGGCAAAAGCGACGAGGCCGTGGCGCTGGAGGGCATCGAGGCGCTGCGTTCGTTCTGGAGCTCGATCGGGGCGCCAAGCCGGCTGGCGGATTACGGCATCGACGACAGCAAGCTTGAAATCATGGCCGACAAGGCGGTCAAATTCGGTCCGTTCGGCCGATTCGCCGTGCTGAATAAGCAGGACGTGGTGGAAATTTACCGGATGTCGCTGTAA
- a CDS encoding NfeD family protein, which translates to METLFWSCFIGGALFAVVSALIGDLIGSWIDGIFDAVSADFLKPVITASAVTSFGGAGILLHRYTGLGNAAVIALALVIALALAAAVYFAYVKPAENSENSTGYSTAELPGKVGEVTVPIPSEGFGEVMVTLVAGNTIHIASSFDHREIPAGTRVVVVDTRDGTIQVSELYENQS; encoded by the coding sequence ATGGAAACGCTGTTTTGGTCCTGCTTTATCGGCGGAGCGCTGTTTGCGGTCGTCAGCGCGCTGATCGGAGACTTGATCGGCAGCTGGATAGATGGGATTTTCGACGCGGTGTCCGCCGATTTCCTCAAACCGGTCATTACGGCTTCGGCGGTAACCAGCTTTGGCGGGGCCGGGATTTTATTGCATCGCTATACCGGACTCGGGAACGCCGCCGTGATCGCGCTTGCGCTCGTCATCGCTTTGGCGCTGGCCGCCGCAGTTTACTTCGCTTACGTCAAGCCGGCGGAAAACAGCGAAAATTCCACCGGTTATTCGACCGCGGAGCTGCCCGGTAAAGTGGGCGAGGTGACCGTGCCGATTCCTTCGGAAGGTTTCGGCGAAGTGATGGTAACGCTGGTGGCCGGCAACACGATTCATATCGCCTCCAGCTTTGACCATCGGGAAATTCCCGCCGGAACGCGCGTCGTCGTTGTGGATACGAGGGACGGAACCATTCAAGTATCCGAGCTGTATGAAAACCAATCTTGA
- a CDS encoding flotillin family protein, with the protein MFESIPDIILIPAVVIGVIIVLGLAFWARYKTVSPDEAMIVTGSFLGNRNISDDQSGRKIKIVRGGGAFIWPIFQKAEYLSLLSHKLDVMTPEVYTEQGVPVSADGVAIIKVGSSIEDVATAAEQFMGKPIESLKGEAQEVLEGHLRSILGSMTVEEVYRNRDKFAQEVQGVAARDLKKMGLQIVSFTIKDVRDKHGYLEALGKPRIAAVKRDADIAEAEALRDARIQKALAEESGQKAELLRDTNIAEAEKEKELKIASFKKEQDTAKADADQAYFIQEARAKQIAVEEQMKVELVRKEREIDLKDKEINVRQKQYDAEVKKKADADRYAVEQAAEAEKARKMREADALQYSIETQAKASAEQKRLEGLAIAEAERAKGSAEAEIIRLRGLAEAEAKEKLAEAFSKFGEAAILDIVVKMLPDLAGQIASPLSSIDKLTVVDTGKGEGAARVSNYVTELMATAPDMLKSVSGIELDRLIQGLTKGKTVASAQPAEGTPAASARSGEASREAVALESAASREAKE; encoded by the coding sequence TTGTTTGAAAGCATTCCTGACATTATCCTGATTCCCGCTGTTGTGATCGGGGTTATCATTGTGCTGGGCCTTGCCTTTTGGGCCAGATACAAAACCGTAAGCCCGGACGAAGCGATGATCGTAACCGGTTCTTTTCTCGGCAACCGGAACATTTCCGATGACCAGTCCGGCCGCAAAATTAAAATCGTCCGCGGCGGCGGGGCGTTTATCTGGCCGATTTTTCAGAAAGCGGAGTACTTATCGTTATTGTCCCATAAACTTGACGTAATGACGCCTGAAGTGTATACCGAACAGGGCGTTCCGGTTTCGGCCGACGGCGTGGCGATCATCAAAGTGGGCAGCTCGATCGAGGACGTGGCTACCGCGGCCGAACAGTTCATGGGCAAGCCGATCGAATCGCTGAAAGGCGAAGCCCAGGAAGTGCTCGAAGGACATCTTCGTTCCATTTTGGGCTCCATGACCGTCGAGGAAGTGTACCGCAATCGCGATAAATTTGCCCAAGAGGTCCAAGGCGTGGCGGCGCGCGACCTCAAAAAGATGGGGCTGCAGATCGTTTCGTTCACGATCAAAGACGTCCGCGACAAGCACGGCTACTTGGAGGCGCTGGGGAAACCGCGGATCGCGGCGGTCAAACGGGACGCCGATATCGCCGAAGCGGAAGCGCTGCGGGATGCGCGGATTCAAAAGGCGCTGGCCGAAGAGTCCGGGCAAAAGGCCGAACTGCTGCGGGACACGAATATCGCCGAAGCGGAGAAGGAAAAAGAGCTGAAGATCGCTTCCTTCAAAAAAGAGCAGGATACCGCCAAGGCCGATGCCGACCAGGCTTATTTCATCCAGGAGGCCCGGGCCAAGCAGATCGCGGTTGAGGAGCAGATGAAGGTCGAACTCGTGCGCAAGGAACGGGAAATCGATCTGAAGGATAAAGAAATCAACGTACGTCAGAAACAGTATGATGCTGAAGTGAAGAAAAAAGCCGATGCCGACCGTTACGCGGTCGAACAGGCGGCGGAAGCCGAAAAGGCGCGGAAGATGCGGGAAGCCGACGCGCTGCAATACTCCATCGAAACCCAGGCGAAAGCATCGGCCGAACAGAAACGGCTGGAAGGTTTGGCGATCGCCGAAGCCGAGCGGGCCAAAGGCTCCGCGGAAGCCGAGATCATCCGCCTGCGCGGGTTGGCGGAAGCAGAGGCCAAGGAGAAGCTGGCCGAGGCGTTTTCGAAGTTCGGAGAAGCGGCGATTTTGGATATCGTTGTCAAAATGCTTCCCGACTTGGCCGGACAAATCGCCAGTCCATTGTCCTCCATCGATAAATTGACGGTGGTCGATACGGGCAAAGGCGAAGGGGCGGCCCGCGTCAGCAATTACGTCACGGAATTAATGGCGACGGCTCCGGATATGCTGAAAAGCGTGTCCGGCATCGAACTCGACCGCTTGATTCAGGGCTTGACGAAAGGCAAAACGGTGGCGTCCGCGCAGCCGGCGGAGGGGACGCCCGCAGCTTCGGCGCGAAGCGGCGAGGCCAGCCGGGAGGCGGTTGCGCTGGAAAGCGCGGCTTCGCGGGAAGCTAAAGAGTAA
- the glcT gene encoding glucose PTS transporter transcription antiterminator GlcT — protein sequence MNSLRVAKVLNNNVIIANHPDHGEVVVIGKGIGFNRKSGESIPLEAVEKLFILTNQQEQEQYKQLIPQVDEQLIELIGEIIMYISSKTQATLNEHIHIALTDHLAFAIKRAEQDLAFHNPFLFETKELYPLEFELAEYAIDLIRRKMGVDLGQDETGFVALHINSAMTNRHISEVRGHAQLIADLVGIIEDDLQFSILRNSLDYSRLLTHLRFAIERVRRGERVAEVDKLESLLKREYPTLYALAWKLTKVMEKRLKMPVYQAEVSYLTMHLHRIVPPEIN from the coding sequence GTGAACAGTCTACGCGTGGCCAAAGTGTTGAATAACAACGTCATTATCGCCAACCATCCGGATCATGGCGAAGTCGTTGTGATCGGCAAAGGCATCGGATTTAACCGCAAATCGGGCGAGTCCATTCCTCTTGAGGCGGTAGAGAAACTGTTCATTCTTACGAATCAGCAGGAACAGGAACAATACAAACAGCTAATTCCCCAGGTGGACGAACAACTGATTGAGCTCATTGGCGAAATCATCATGTATATTTCCAGCAAAACGCAAGCGACATTGAATGAGCACATCCATATTGCGCTCACGGACCATTTGGCGTTTGCCATCAAGCGGGCGGAGCAGGATCTCGCCTTCCACAATCCGTTTCTGTTTGAGACGAAGGAGCTGTATCCGCTGGAATTCGAGCTGGCCGAATACGCCATCGATTTGATCCGCCGGAAAATGGGCGTCGATCTCGGCCAGGATGAAACCGGATTCGTGGCGCTTCACATCAACAGTGCCATGACGAACCGCCACATCAGCGAGGTGCGGGGGCATGCCCAACTGATCGCCGATTTGGTTGGCATAATTGAGGATGATCTGCAATTTTCCATCCTGCGGAACTCGCTTGACTACTCGCGGCTGCTGACGCACCTGCGGTTTGCCATCGAACGGGTTCGCCGCGGCGAGCGGGTGGCCGAAGTCGATAAGCTGGAAAGCTTGCTTAAGCGCGAGTATCCGACCTTGTATGCGCTCGCTTGGAAATTGACCAAAGTGATGGAGAAACGCCTGAAAATGCCGGTTTATCAGGCGGAAGTCTCCTATTTGACAATGCACTTGCACCGCATCGTTCCGCCCGAGATCAACTAA